Proteins from a genomic interval of Rhodothermales bacterium:
- a CDS encoding DNA polymerase III subunit alpha — protein MFAHLHTRSWFSFQAAGSSPEALPEAAIAQGVGAVALTERHGVYGVVRFQRACQELGIQHIFGAEVPVDGRDLVLLAQNREGYANICWLLTQAHLRSREEPSATLDELAEHCSDVFCLTGTEAGPLYPLIDAFQPREAAQWVHTLHDLFGERLSIEVTHQRRKGDDRRLAHLLQLARQTGVPPVATGDVRYAVPGDYWRYDLLTCARHGITVFDDHPDRPCNAMAYLQPEAELKRRGLPAAAIHRAGEIGQMCKVDLIPGHIIPPGTRLPAGKTSVEVFREHVFAAFDLKYPPGSVHREAAEERLAKEVGVISGLDVQEFFLVVHEVVEEARRRGIRCLGRGSAANSIVTYLLGITVVCPIEHNLLFERFLHRGRKGTPDIDLDFDSSRRLEIVEWMEERFGVNHTGMAATIDRYLTKSAVQDTAKALGWPAEMAIQMSKGCGYGPPDDEHNAAHIRSVAGGDSPLVETLIKASANLVGCPRHLGQHSGGMVLTRDAMRYFTPLQVSANGVRVVQFDKDDLEWLGLVKLDVLGLRMLGTVSEATVVVNDMRPADDPVVLDELPLNDPDVYDMICEGDVLGLFQIESPAQMSAGSRIQSRSMQDLIKQISLVRPGPIQGGLMHPFIRRHRGLEKVRYDHPILERILEDTYGVIIFQEQVLEVVHQFAGWDLDRADSFRRLMSKFRDPVEMESMRDGFVQSAMETNDVPEPVANRVFDQVSKFVGYGFCRSHAASFALTVYHSAYLKRHHPEAFFAGLMQHRPGMYAQMTLEQDARRHGVLVLVPDINASGLRFQLERVEGRLAIRKPLTSVKGVQETLAQVTVLEREMGAFSSIEDFFHRVPVDEKQLTALVQSGAFDLLEGSNRTALFKMKVLLEQYEEGGGTEQMTLLDTTSLRAADIPALPGITLRTRLEWDLKTHSGPRVHPMVVIRRSLRYNEIRSIEFVKQFGTTLPYDEHKPPVVTIAGLVMFRQRPGTAKGTMFLFLEDESAHIQCICRPDVRARFEEELRQSALIVKGRVQVTGPWRGIMVDEVVTLGGVIGGYKGQHGGPTYGREHRVTAFGERAERSDARVVEVRDDAG, from the coding sequence ATGTTTGCCCATCTGCATACCCGAAGCTGGTTTTCCTTCCAGGCAGCTGGGTCATCACCGGAAGCGTTGCCGGAAGCGGCAATCGCCCAAGGTGTCGGAGCGGTCGCGCTGACCGAACGACACGGGGTTTACGGCGTCGTACGTTTCCAGCGTGCCTGCCAGGAACTGGGCATACAGCACATTTTCGGAGCCGAGGTGCCGGTCGATGGCCGCGATCTCGTACTGCTGGCACAGAACAGGGAAGGCTACGCCAATATCTGCTGGTTGCTCACGCAGGCGCATCTGCGCTCGCGGGAAGAGCCGAGCGCCACCCTGGACGAGTTGGCCGAGCACTGCAGTGACGTCTTCTGCCTCACGGGCACGGAAGCGGGACCTCTGTACCCCCTGATCGACGCATTCCAGCCCCGTGAGGCCGCACAGTGGGTACACACTCTGCATGACCTGTTTGGCGAGCGGCTTTCAATCGAGGTCACGCACCAGCGGAGAAAGGGAGATGACCGCCGCCTTGCCCACCTCCTGCAGCTGGCCCGTCAGACCGGTGTGCCCCCGGTGGCCACGGGCGATGTACGCTATGCCGTACCCGGCGACTACTGGCGCTATGACCTGCTGACATGCGCACGGCACGGCATCACGGTGTTTGACGACCACCCCGACCGGCCATGCAATGCCATGGCCTATCTGCAGCCGGAAGCGGAGTTGAAGCGCAGGGGCCTGCCGGCGGCGGCCATCCATCGGGCTGGAGAGATCGGGCAGATGTGCAAGGTGGACCTGATACCCGGACACATCATCCCGCCCGGCACCCGCCTTCCGGCCGGCAAAACGTCGGTGGAGGTCTTTCGGGAGCACGTGTTTGCGGCATTCGATCTGAAGTACCCACCCGGTTCTGTGCATCGGGAGGCGGCCGAAGAGCGCCTGGCAAAGGAGGTGGGTGTCATCAGCGGGCTGGACGTGCAGGAGTTTTTCCTGGTTGTGCATGAAGTGGTAGAGGAGGCGCGTCGGCGCGGTATTCGCTGCCTGGGGCGCGGATCTGCCGCAAACTCCATCGTCACCTATCTGCTGGGTATCACTGTGGTATGCCCCATCGAACACAACCTGCTGTTCGAGCGCTTCTTGCACCGGGGCAGGAAGGGCACGCCGGACATCGACCTCGACTTCGACTCCAGCAGGCGACTCGAGATCGTGGAGTGGATGGAGGAGCGGTTCGGTGTGAACCACACAGGCATGGCGGCGACAATAGACCGCTATCTGACCAAGTCAGCTGTTCAGGATACCGCCAAAGCGCTCGGCTGGCCGGCAGAAATGGCCATCCAGATGTCCAAGGGGTGCGGGTACGGGCCTCCGGATGACGAGCATAACGCGGCCCATATTCGTAGCGTGGCCGGCGGGGATTCGCCGCTCGTGGAGACGCTGATCAAGGCATCAGCCAACCTGGTAGGCTGTCCGCGGCATCTGGGTCAGCACTCGGGTGGTATGGTGCTTACCCGGGACGCCATGCGCTACTTCACACCGCTTCAGGTGTCGGCGAACGGTGTGCGTGTGGTACAGTTTGACAAGGACGACCTGGAGTGGCTGGGGCTCGTCAAGCTGGATGTGCTGGGACTGCGCATGCTGGGAACGGTATCAGAGGCCACGGTGGTCGTGAATGACATGCGGCCTGCGGATGACCCGGTGGTGCTGGATGAGTTGCCGCTGAACGATCCCGACGTCTACGACATGATCTGTGAGGGTGATGTACTCGGGCTCTTCCAGATCGAATCGCCGGCTCAAATGAGCGCAGGCTCGCGCATCCAGTCACGCAGCATGCAGGATCTGATCAAGCAGATCTCGCTGGTGCGCCCAGGCCCTATTCAGGGGGGACTGATGCATCCGTTCATTCGGCGACACCGGGGTCTTGAGAAGGTGCGCTACGACCATCCGATCCTGGAACGCATTCTGGAGGACACGTACGGGGTGATCATCTTCCAGGAGCAGGTTCTGGAAGTGGTGCACCAGTTTGCGGGATGGGACCTGGATCGGGCCGACTCCTTTCGCCGGCTGATGTCCAAATTCCGCGACCCGGTGGAGATGGAGTCGATGCGGGACGGCTTTGTGCAATCGGCCATGGAAACGAATGATGTGCCGGAGCCGGTGGCGAACCGCGTGTTCGACCAGGTCTCCAAGTTCGTCGGCTATGGCTTCTGTCGGTCTCACGCAGCGTCATTTGCGCTGACGGTCTACCACAGTGCCTATCTGAAACGGCATCATCCCGAGGCCTTCTTTGCCGGCCTGATGCAGCACAGGCCGGGCATGTATGCCCAGATGACGCTGGAACAGGATGCGCGGCGACATGGCGTGCTCGTACTGGTGCCGGACATCAATGCGTCCGGGCTGCGCTTCCAGCTGGAACGGGTGGAGGGCAGATTGGCGATTCGCAAGCCGTTGACCTCCGTCAAGGGCGTACAGGAAACGCTGGCACAGGTCACGGTACTGGAGCGCGAAATGGGGGCGTTCTCCTCCATCGAAGACTTCTTCCACCGGGTGCCGGTGGACGAGAAGCAGCTCACCGCGCTGGTGCAGTCCGGGGCTTTTGACCTGTTGGAGGGCTCAAACCGCACGGCCTTGTTCAAGATGAAGGTGCTGCTTGAGCAGTACGAGGAGGGAGGAGGCACCGAGCAGATGACGCTGCTGGACACGACGTCATTGCGTGCGGCCGACATTCCCGCACTGCCGGGCATTACGCTCAGAACCCGCCTGGAGTGGGACCTGAAAACGCACAGCGGGCCGCGGGTGCACCCTATGGTGGTGATCCGGAGAAGCCTGCGGTACAACGAGATTCGCTCGATCGAATTCGTGAAGCAGTTTGGTACCACACTGCCCTATGACGAACACAAGCCGCCGGTGGTGACCATTGCCGGACTGGTAATGTTCAGACAGCGTCCGGGTACTGCCAAGGGGACCATGTTCCTGTTTCTGGAAGACGAGTCGGCACACATACAGTGTATCTGCAGGCCTGATGTGCGGGCGCGGTTTGAGGAGGA